The region AGGGTTCGTCAAAAATTTGTTAGGTCACTGGCTTTTATAAAGTCAGGAGTTACGCAGTTGAGAAAAAAGGGGAGGTGCGGTAGAACCAAGAAATGAATCCACCCAAAGTCAACGAATACGACTACATCAACTTTCTGATTGCGGCGCAGAAGGCCTATAGCTGCACGGAAGCCGAACGAGTGCAACCGGAGTCTGATAATGCCGCTGCCCATGACGCAATTACTCGGTTGTTGCATCGACTGGAGCCATCGACTCAGCAGTTGTGGCAAGAAGTGCAGTCGCAAGTACGGTTGCACCAGGGAATTTTAGTGGTAGATGACTCAACGCTCGACAAGTGGTATGCCAAGAAGATGGAATTGGTGACTCGGCACTGGTCGGGCAAGCATAGACGGGTAGTGCAAGGCATCAACCTAATTACGCTGCTATGGAGTGAGGGAGACCGTCACCTTCCGTTGGACTATCGATTTTACGAAAAGGGTGTCGATGGCTCAACCAAAAACGACCACTTCCGCTCGATGCTTGAAACTGCCAAGGAACGAGGGTTTGCGCCCCGATGTGTGGTGTTTGATAGTTGGTACAGTAGCTTGGAGAACCTTAAGTTGATTCGAGATTATGGTTGGATTTGGTTGACTCGACTCAAGCGCAATCGGCAGGTCAACCCGGACAATACAGGCAATCGCCCTCTGCATAAGGTCGTGCTTGCGGCGACTGGCACGGTGCTCCATCTCAAAGGTTATGGGTTCATCAAAGTGTTCAAGATGGTTGCNNNNNNNNNNNNNNNNNNNNNNNNNNNNNNNNNNNNNNNNNNNNNNNNNNNNNNNNNNNNNNNNNNNNNNNNNNNNNNNNNNNNNNNNNNNNNNNNNNNNGGTTTAGCCATTCGCGCTTTCCTGCGCTTAGAGGTGCACATGTGGAACGACAGGTATCAGTTGGTACGAAGCGAAAGCGGCGATCGTCCGGGATGCCATTCGCTCCTTTTTAGCGGCTCCTCGTTTCATCCTCAATCCAACTGCGTAATCCCTGAAAGTTATGAAATATAAGCAGACAAGACGATATGTTCAGATTTTTTGGAAACGCAGACAGGAAGCAGAAGGCAGGAGGCAAAACCTGAGAATAATTTTGTTGAAGCCCAGGGGTGGATCGTTGATCACACTGGAGCCACGGTTCTGGTAACCCGCCCCCTCTTAGCCTCCTCCTCCCTGCCGATTTTTGCAGCGCTAACGTGCCAAACCCCTTAACAATCAAGCATATTCAAGGAATCTGGATCTGCCTTTACCTGGAATTAGAAACCGTTGTTGGGGATTGTTGCGCGAAACATTGGGTATTAACCATGATGTAATTCACTTCAATCCAGGCTTCGGTGCCATTGACATAAAGCAATGTTCGCCCATCCGAAAATTTGCGCCCCTCTCGAGAGTCCACTGGTAGGAGACCGACAGTTTTACCAGATGCATATTTCACTTTAGCCTGGTCTTTTTCAATCTGCGCTTCAAATGCGTCACCTTGCTCACATTGAAATGTGAATGTTTGAACCTGAGCCTGAGCTGATAAGGGCGCGATCGCAACCATCAACGTTACCAGAAACAGGCTAAATCGAATTACATTCATTTGCTTCACCAGTGATTTGGACGAGAGGGATAGCCCCAACGCATAGACTACCCAAATCAAGTTTTTAAGTCACCACGGCTAACGAGAAACTTCAAGCCTTGCACTGTCAAGATGAAAGTTTCATGAGATTGCATTACTTCCAGGAACTTTTTCTAAGGATTGACTTCGAATAAGGATTGACATTCAAAAAAGTGTTGATAATCAACAAATTGAATTAGTCCCTAGTGACTATTAGTCAACCACTTTGCATCTTCGTGATTTAATTGCTCAATTTGAGCGGCTTGAAGATCTGCAACAATATCAGGCACTCTACACCAAGTTAATTCTTCAACAAACTTGACCAGGTTTGGAGACTAGAATTTCCACTTGAGAGGATGCTTTAAAGGCCTGGTTTCTAGTGATTTGGACGACTAAAGTCGTTACTACAAACATAAGAACACGGATGAATGCGACTGTTTTTTAGGGTTCGTCGTGATGGTTTTAACCATCCCCACTCTTTTCAAACATCCTCAAAGGAAACAGTATCGAGTAATGCATAGAAATCTTGAGTAGTAGCATCTGGAACGAATGTTGGATGTGCTTTTAGATCAAGAAAAATTTGTTGAGTAGTTTGAGTAGATAATTGCATCCCGATTGGTTTAGCACTTGTGTAGTAACAGTGGACAGACAGTTGTTTCAGGTGGGCGACTCACAGCAATTATTCACGATTCAATCAATCTCAAAGGTGTTTGTCTATGAGCTAGCACTGGAAGATTACGGGCGCGATTTAGTGCTGTCAAAAGTGGAAGTTGAGCCAACGGGGGATACCTTTAATGCAATTGTATTGGATGAACAATCCAAGCGTCCCTATAACCCGCTGGTGAATGCAGGCGCGATCGCGACCACGAGTCTGATTAAGGGCAAAGGACCCACAGAACGTCTGAATCGGATGATGGCAATGTTTGAACGCTACATTGGTCATGAAAGTTTCATCGATATGCCCACCGTTATGTCTGAACGCACAACAGGGCACCGCAACCAGGCAATGGCTCATCTAATGAATAACTTCGGCATGATTGACGAAAAGCTGGACGAAGCCTTGGGTCTCTACTTTCAACAATGTTCCTTAATGGTGAATTTTGTGATTTAGCAATAATGGCGGCAACGCTAACAAACTATGGAACCAATCCACAAACGGGAATTCAGGCAGTCTCACCTTGTTACGTTGTCCAAGGCATGAAAGTCAGTGAAGGATTTTCTCAACGCTTTGGGTTGCATCTGTTTGAATGTTCAGCAAATTCCCCAGCGTCGCCTCCAACGGGAAGTTGATTCCCGGTTGGATGCCTGTTGCTCTTGCTGATGTCGCTGATGAATTACTTCAGCAGGATCACTCAAACTAGGATCGCGGTAAGGAATAGCAGCACGGGTGTTGAGATGTTCTTGCTCCATGGGCGATAGGGGATGGAGCGATCGCCCATCGAAACTGCCCACGGTTCCCTGGGACCATTCATGCGGCAGATGAGTTTCGCCCAACGGAATGGTGCCAATTTGCAAACCAGCCTCTCGCATTGCCGTCCGGACGGAAGCCGAGCGCGAATAGGTAGCTAACTTGCCCGTTGGCGCAAGACATTGAGCGACCAACTTGAAGAATTCCACCGTCCATAGCTGAGGGCAGCGACGCGGAGAGAAGGGATCGAAAAAAATTGCATCTGCCTGAAAGCCCGACTGCATCACTGTTTGAATAGTTTGGCGGGCATCTCCAATCAGCAGGGTGGCATTGAGCGTGGGAGTGATGGCATGGTGAGTCAGTGCGATTGCGGTTAGAATCGCCTGCACCGGATTTGACCAGCTATCAATTAATGGAGGTGCGATCGCTGCACGGGGCACTGTTTCATCCAGTTCCAACCCCACCAGTTCCACCACACAAACAGGATTCGTTGCCCTAATTACTTCCAGCGCGGCTGCTGTGTTGTAGCCCAACCCATAGCAGACATCCAACAAGCGTAATCGTTCCTGTTGAGCTTTAGTGGCTAAATCGGTTGCTATTGCAAACTTCTGAAACGCCTCATCTCTAGCTCCATAGCGGCTGTGAAATGCTTCCCCAAATTCTTCAGAGAAGAAGGTAAAAGACCCATCTTCTGTCGCGTGGGGAGTCCAGAGAACTGTCATGCGATCGCGCTCCAAGAATCTGTAGAATGGGCTAGCTTCAAGAGATTGTGATCTTCAGAAGAGTTTATTGAAACTGCTCATGATCTGGACTATTGCTTAAAGCAAGGGATTGAGTTTATCCACCAAGTTCCACAATTACAGGTGTGTGGTCGCTGGGTTGCTCTAATCTGCGGGGTGCTTTATCGATTGTGCAGGCGATCGCTTTTTCATATAGTTGGGGAGTCAGGTAAATGTGGTCAATCCGCCAACCTGCATCCCGTCGAAATGATGCCGCTCGATAATCCCACCAGCTAAAGTGCCCACCTTCAGTGGTAAACTTACGAAACACATCGGCAATGCCCAATTCCAAAACAGCTTTCAAGGCATAGCGTTCGGCATCTGTCGCCATTACCTCAGTTTCCCGACCTTTGGGATTGTGAATATCAATATCTTCTAAGGCAACGTTGAAGTCACCACACACCAGGAGATGATTTGGTTCTTGCAGCAAAGCTTGCAAATAATCATGCAAAACAGCCAGCCATTTCAATTTGAACACATACTTCTCACTGCCGACGCTTGATCCATTCGGCACATACAGATTCACTATCCGAATGTCATTGACAATGCCCGTAATCACTCGCTTTTGGACATCAAATTCGGCAACCGCTTCGCCCAAAATGGCAGAAAATCCCATACTGACATCGCTCATGGGCATTTTGCTGAGAATTGCTACACCGTTATAGCTGGGTTGCCCAAAAATATACGGCTGGTAGCCTAATTCGATAAAAGTCTCTTTAGGAAACTTATCGTCTACCACTTTGGTTTCTTGCATGCACAGCACATCTACTGGATTTTCATTGAGCCAGTTGACTACATGACCAAGGCGAGTGCGAATGGAGTTTACATTCCAGGTGGCAATTTTCATCAGAAATCAGTCAGTCACAATGAGCTTTTTGAGAATAACACCCGTCTCGCTTGATCAAATATCACTTTCTCCTTCAAATAAGGTTTTCAATGGTAGGGCATTAATCTCCAACGTTTCACTGAGATACCGAGATAGCACATCGCTTTGTCCGTGGGTAACGTAAACTGTCTTAGCTCTGGTTTGCAGCGCAGTGTTCACCAAGCCTTGCCAGTCGGCATGATCTGAAAGAACAAAACCCCGTTCGTATCCGCGTCTGCGTCTGGCTCCGCGCACTGCCATCCAACCAGAGGCAAAGGCTGTTTGCGGCTGCTGAAAACGTTTCATCCAGCTAGAGCGATGCCCGGATGGAGGAGCCAGGATCAAATCACCTTTGAATTTGTAGTCGCGGGGTTTTTCAGAGGCAGGAATAGTTTCAACCATTTCGACACCTACCTGACGGTAAATTTCAGTCAACACATGGATAGCACCATGCACGTAAACGGGCTGATCAGTAAATTTTCGCAGTTCTGCCAGAACCCGCTGAGCTTTGCCGAAGGCGTAGCAGAAGAGAATGGAGGGACGATCGCGATCGCCCTGCCACCATTCATAAATCTGCCGACAAATTTCCTGCCCCGACTGCCACTGATAAATCGGCAAGCCAAAGGTTGCTTCTGTAATAAAGGTATCGCAGGGGACGACTTCAAACAGGGCACAGGTGGGGTCGTAGCAGCGTTTGTAATCGCCCGAAACTACCCACACTTCCTCTTTATGCTCAACGCGAATCTGGGCAGAACCAAGGACGTGCCCTGCAGGGTGGAACGAGACCCACACGTTGCCTAGTTTGATTTTTTCGCCATATTCCACTCCTCGCAGGTCAATGCCTTCCCCCAGACGCTTCTTCAAAATGCCTTCTGAAACTTGCGTGGCGAGGTAATGGCTGGAACCAGACCGGGCATGATCCGAATGGGCATGGGTAATCAGAGCAGTGTCCACACCCCGCCATGGATCAATGAAAAATTCACCTGGTTCGCAATACAACCCTTCTGGCAAAACAGTAATCAGTGACATGGACTTTCAGGTCAACACTTCCACTGATTGAGAATAACAATTTAAGTCGGTAATGGGTAATTGGTAACAGGTTGATGAAGCTTCTAATAGTTTCGGGTTCAACTCTGGCAGGGCGGTGTTATTTGACTAGCAGAAGAGGTGGCGCTTACGGTGGCATTCTCGGCGGGCGTATTGTGAAAATGCAGGTTATCCTCTGCAGTGACGTTAGCCGAACCAGTGCGATCGCATTTGCTCTAAAAATTCTCGCCGAATCGGGTAGCCTGATTCGGACCCAATCACCGCGTCGATACCACATTCTGGACAGAGTGCCGTTTGTCCAACGTCCTCCCAGGTATCCGTCCAATGTTTAACCTTGCTGGGTGGAAACAGGCTAATGCAGTAAAAGCAACCACAAACGGCGCTTGCCAAAATTTCTTCACGGTGATTACTAGAATGGCGATGGGCACGAATGTGATCAGGGGTGGTCATGCATTTAGCCAGCGAGCGGCATCCTTGGCATGATAGGTCAGGATCAAATCTGCCCCTGCCCGTTTGAAACTGGTTAGGGTCTCCATCACGATTTTTTGTTCATCGACCCAGCCATTCAGCGCAGCAGCTTTCACCATCGAGTATTCACCCGATACGTTGTAGGCAGCGACTGGGAGATTGGAGGCTTGCTTCACCTGCCAGATGATATCCATATAAGACAGGGCAGGCTTCACCATCAGCATATCAGCCCCTTCAGCAATGTCGAGTTCAATTTCTTTGAGGGCTTCGCGAGAGTTGCCAGGATCCATCTGATAGGTGCGGCGATCGCCAAATTGTGGTGCTGATTCTGCCGCATCCCGGAAAGGTCCATAGTAAGCAGAGGCGTATTTCGCCGCATAGGACATAATCGGCGTATCCTGAAAGCCCGCTTCGTCTAATGCTTCGCGGATTGCCTGCACAAACCCATCCATCATACCGGAGGGTGCAATGATATCGGCTCCTGCTCTTGCTTGAGACACAGCAGTTTTCTTCAACAATTCCAGGGTGGGATCGTTGAGCACACGCCCAGTTAAATCCCCAACTTGCAAATAGCCACAGTGACCATGAGGCGTGTATTCGCAGAGGCAGGTATCTGCCAGGATGATCAGATCAGGAACAGCTTCTTTTACGGCTGTGGAGGCTTTTTGCACAATGCCGCAGTCGTGCCAGGCTCCAGTCGCGTCGATATCTTTATCCGCAGGGATGCCAAACAGAATAATGGCAGGAATACCCAGGTCATATACCTGCTTGGCTTCTTCCACAATTTTGTCAACCGAAAGCTGGAAGACGCCTGGCATCGATCGCACCTCATTGGCAATCCCTTCGCCAGGAACTGCAAACAATGGGTAGATGAGATTGCTGGTAGTGAGAACGGTTTCGCGCACCATGCGACGCAGTTGAGGATGGCTACGCAGACGACGAGGGCGATGGACTGGAAACATAGGATTCAAAAGTGACTTTCAAAGGAGTAGAAGGAGATGACTTATTTGTGTCAATTCTTAAAAGTCTAAAACGTTCTGATACGACTTCTAGCGCTGAAAACGTTACGTTGTGTTGCAAAAAACGACGATTTCCCAATGCTGTTACTGAATTGGAAACTGAGCTTTGACAACAACAAACTTGAGCGATGCTTGGAATTGGATAGTTTTAATCTCTATGGGTCAATTCCCCGCTGCTCTGCAGCGTAAAATGCAGGGATGAGCGAGTACATCCACAAAAGTCATAACGTTACGGTTTTGCTATACCACCTTGTGTTTCCAGCAAAGTATCGGCGGGCTGTGTTTGATGAACAGGTCGATGAAGTTTTGCGAGAAGTTTGCCTGGAGATTGAGAAACGCTACGAGATTAAATTTATAGAAATCGGTGTAGACAAAGACCATGTGCACTTTTTAGTCCAATCGGTGCCGACATACAGCGTGACCAAATTGGTCAAAATGATCAAGAGTTTGACCGCAAGGGAAGTGTTTCGGCGTTGTCCTCAGGTGAAGCAAAAGCTATGGGGTGGAGAGTTTTGGAGTGATGGCTATTTTGCAAGTACAGTTGGGAAACACGGGGATGAAGGGATGATTGCGAACTACGTCAAAAATCAGGGTAACGAATATCTCAAGCTACACCGAGATGAGCAGCTTACTCTTTTTTGATTCTGATACCCCGTCTGCTTGCAGCGGGGTAGTTCATTGATTTTGTGAGGAGACGATATGCGATCGCTATTAGCATCTGCCTTGACCCTATTGGCAGGTTTGTTGCCGTTTGCACCAACGGTTTATGCTCAGGAGGAAATGCAACCCCCCGAACCTTTAACCATTGATTTTGAACGGCAGGGGTGTGGACGCTTTAAGCAAGAAGCTTACTATCGCACAGAGTTTCATTTTGTGAATGTCTGTCGGGGGGAAGCCAATCTGCAAATGGTCGTAACTGACAATGATGGATTAGGGCGGGAACGCTTTGCTGTGGAAAAACAAACCCATCCTGATGGGATTCACTACAGTGGCAGTTCGGATCGAGGCATTGGGTATGCCATTAACAACAAAACCTTCACCATTTACTTCCAGGATCAGCGCCCCTATCGGGAAGCAGTCAAAAAGGTGGTGTTTACGGGACTATCTACGGCAGGAGGCAGCGTTCAACCAGTGAATACGACGAAACCAGCAAGTGCCACAGTAACAGGCGTCGTTACCTATCGCCAACGAATTGCGCTCCCTCCTAAGGCTGTGGTGGAAGTGAAATTGCAAGATGTGAGCCGAGCCGATGCTGCTGCGATCGTGTTGAATTCGCAAACCATCCAAACTCAGGGCAAACAGGTGCCAATTCCCTTCAGCCTAAAATACGACCCAGCTAAAATTAACCCCAGCCACAGCTATGCTGTATCTGCTCGGATTTTGGTAGATGGAAAGCTGCATTGGATTAGCACTAATCGTTATTCGGTGATCACGCGTGGTAATCCCACAAGCAATGTCACAGTGATGGTGGATCAGGTATCAAGATGACTTGAGAGTTAAAAACTTCTCCATTGCGGTGATCATGCTGGGGGGCCAACGGCGAATATTTTTCAGCCAGTCAATATTTTTGTAGCGAGAATCAAGCCCTACAGCCGCCACCCATTCACTTTCTGCTTCACCGCGATCGCCCTTTGCCCAGAGAGCTGCCGTCAGGGCGGCTCTCATATCGGCAAATTTGGGATACTTACGAACCAGATTTCGCATCATGCGGATAGATTCGTCTGGGTTGCCAGTTTGGTAAAGGGCAAGTGCTTGATTGGCACGGGCAAAGGCATAGTCTGGAGCCAGATCTGCTGCTTTCTTGAAATCGGCGATCGCGGCTTCCCACTTACCTAAGCCAGTTTCGGCACTGCCGCGATTGTTATACGCCACGGGATCTTTAGGATCAAGCTCCAGAACATGGTTGTAGTCGGCAATCGCCTCATTCCATTTGCCCAGTCCTTCCAGGGCTGCCCCCCGATTCAGGTAGGGATCGGGGGCATCTGGGGCAAGTTCGATTGCTTTGTTATAATCCGCGATCGCCTCATCTAACTTGTTTTGGCTGACTCTCGAATTTCCTCGATTACTCCACACTGCTGGATTGTAAGGAAATGCTTCCAGCATTTGAGTCCAATAAGTTTCAGCCGCAGCAAAATCTTGTTTGTTCGTTGCTTCTAGTGCTTGCTGATACAGCCCGTCCAGTTTCTCAAACAAATCTGTCACTGAGGGCTGAGCCTCCACAGCAGATTTAGAACTTACGGGTGCTGGCTCTGCAGCAAGGACAGGAATTGCCCAAGTGGCGAAGTTCAGCACTAATACACTCAAGCAAACAAGTAGAAAGCGACGCATGGGAATTTGCCTTTTCAAATCGGTGGGTGAGGAATAATTAAGTTTTATCAAAATTCAGTCACTTCAGCATGGCACATTCCACGCAGTAAAAACGAACTGTCACAAAGACAAATGCAAGTCGTCAGTTGTGGATGCTTACCCGCCGCTGGCTTTGGCTTTGTATCCGAGCTGAATCAGGTATTGAACAATTTTTTGTTTGTGGTCGCCTTGAATTTCAATCTCATTATCTTTGAGGGTGCCACCTGCGCCACATTGAGTTTTCAGTTTTTTTAGCAAGTCATTGAGTTTATCGGGACTGGTTTGGAACCCACGAATAATGGTCACTGTTTTGCCTTTGCGTCCTTTGCTAGAAGCTTCAACGCGGATGTTTTGCTGATTAGGGGGTAAATCAGGAACACCTCGTTCCAGGGCATCTGCGTTGTCAGACCCACCAAACTCGCGATAGACATAGCGATCGCCCTCTACTTTGTCCAATGCCTTTTTCTTTGAACCAGACATGCCTTTTGTCATTCCCTAACTCAAGATGCCACAGAGGTATCCGCCTGAACCCTGGCTGGTCGCCCCTGGTATAAATCTAGCCCAACCTTGAGCGCCCAGATTCCAGCAATGATGCTAATCAGGATTAGGGGTAAGAGATTTGTACCTATGATTGCCAGCAATAGCAATGTTCCCGCTCCCGCCAGCCGATGTTTGGCGCGGGCTTTGCATCTAAAAGTAGCAGTGATCGCCAGCATTTGAATTGCTATCAAAATCCGACGAACCACCGTTCAATCATGCTCATCTTCGATATTCATCTCCACAGTCACCAATGCTCTGGAACAAATCACGGGACTTAACAGAAACGGCGTCGATTTTGGCATAGTCGTCTGCATCCAGGGAAAAAGTGAATACTTTAGCGTTGTCTTCCAGATGTTCTGAAATACTGAGTCGCGCCCCCACAATCACGCCGCCAACTGCTGGTTGATCAAGAATGGCACGCACAGCAACGTTGGCAATACTAACCTGGTGTTTTTGGGCGATCGCACTCAAAACTTGCAATAACTCCTGAAACAAGCCCCAACCACCCCAGGCATCAATCATTTGTTTGTATTTGCGTTGGGAAACGGTACTGAGTCCGCCAAAAGCTCCCGGTTCTTTCGCACCCAGGTATTTCTCAGCCAGGAAGCCGCCACAGAGTGTTCCGTAGGTGAATAGCTTGATGTTGTGCTGCTGACAAAATTGCGCCATTACTACTTCCGGGCGGCGATCTACTAATGAATACTGCACTTGATTCGACACAATTTGGATGCCATTTTCCACAATAATTTGGAGATGCTCTGTATCAAAGTTGGTGAGGGCTACATGGCGAATTTTCCCTTCTTGCTGTAGCTCTGCCAGGTATTTGAGCGCATCCAGATAATTGCGATCGCCATATTCCCACCAGTGAAACTGCATCAAATCCAGTATGGGCATATCCATCCGCCGCCGCGAAATATTGATGCTGTCTTCCACAATCTGACGGGTCATCTTACCGGGACGAGGTACCCACTTGGTAAATGCCTGAATCTGGGAAAGTGCCTGTTCGCCACGAGTCACCTTGAGTTGCCGTCGAAACTCACCAATCAAATCTTCGGCAGGACCATAATGATCAGCTAAATCCCAGGTGGTAAAACCTGCATCCACATATTGAACCATCATGGCAAGGGCAGCTTGAGGATCAATCTTGCCGTGGGCACCAGAGACTTGCCACATCCCATTCAGAATGCGACAAATGTGCAGGTCGGGGGTGAATTGGAAATAGGCGGAGGAAGGGAGGGACATAAAAGCAGGGGAATTGGGAGAGGGAGATGGAAAAGTTGGGGACGGAGGAGGTTGTACTTAAACCATACTCTACACCCGATACCTCAGTCTTATCTTAAGAACCTGTCCCTGACCTTAAGCTATCTATCCCTGGATTTAACAAAAATTGCTTAAAGTTTTAGTGCTGCGATTGATACAGGTATAGTTTTCGCTGAAAAAACACGTTGCTTATGCAGCCCCAAAATTGATAATTCCATTGTGTGTTTTAGTCCTAAGTACAGGGCAAAACACTATGTTGTTTAATATGTTTAATCAGTTTTCTCTTGATTGACCTGTTGAATCGGAAGTTGAATTACGAATTCAGTTCCTATACCAGGTGTGGAGAAACAATCAAGCTTGCCATGATGCTTTTCCACAACAATCTGATAGCTAATTGACATCCCCATTCCAGTTCCTTTACCAACTGGTTTTGTTGTAAAAAAAGGGTCAAAAATGCGACTTTGAATCGCTTCTGGGATGCCGGGACCATTATCTGCGATCGCAATCTTAATCCATTGCTCTTGAATCTTCGATGTGCAAATTGTGATGACTGGCTGACTAATCTGTTTCAAACCTTTATCATGGGCAATTTGTTTAGAGTCATTTTTAGCAAGTAATTGTGCAGTCTCAGCTGCTTCTTCCAATGCTTCGATCGCATTTGCCAGAATATTCATGAATACCTGATTTAGCTGTCCTGGATAGCATTCAATCAGTGGCAGATCACCATAATCTCGAATCACTTCAATTTCAGGGAAGTTTGGTTTGGCTTTTAACCGATGCTGCAAAATCAAAATCGTACTCTCAATTCCCTCATGAATATCCACTGCTTTAAATGCAGCTTCTTCCATACGAGAAAAGTTACGCAGTGACATCACAATTTGGCGAATACGATCAGTTCCTAACCGCATAGATGCAAGGATTTTAACTAAATCTTCCCGTAAAAAATCCAATTCAATGGCATCTGTTTTCAACTGAATTTCTGACACAGGGCTGGGATAGTATTTTTGATACAATTGCAGCAAAGCAAGCAAGTCTTGAACATAGACTTCAGCATAGTTCACATTTCCGTGAATGAAGTTCACTGGATTGTTGATTTCATGAGCAACTCCAGCGACTAACTGCCCCAAACTAGACATCTTTTCTTGTTGAATGATTTGTACTTGAGCTTGCTGGAGTTGTTGCAAGGTTTGCTGAAGTTCCGCAGATAGCTGTTCAGCTTGTTCGCGGGCTTGGTCTACCGCAACAATTTGGGGAAACACCGTCCAACAGGCGATCGCAATGCCTACAAACGATAGCACCAGAATTAGCACTACCAGTAGATCAGCCGTCTGCGCAATCGCCAGTCTCGACATCTGCAAACCAATCAACCAGCTAACTGCTGCCGAACCAGAAATAACCAAAATTAGTACAAGCACTTGCAGTGGAATGAAGTCTTGAAATAGCTTCCTTCTTCGATTGCTGTATCGCTGCAACCACCACTCTGGCTGCAAGACGTTCCAGGAAACTCGTCGAATCCCTTGATCTGCGAACAAAATTGCAGCAGGCAGTAGCAAGCCAATCAGCAAAAACTCTACTCCCCAGGCAATGCCACCGACTACTAAAACAATTATCTCTAGCAGGCAAAACAAGAGTGACCAACGGGGCAGTAACACATCGGAGCGATCGCGCTGTTGCC is a window of Leptolyngbyaceae cyanobacterium JSC-12 DNA encoding:
- a CDS encoding Exodeoxyribonuclease III (IMG reference gene:2510098039~PFAM: Endonuclease/Exonuclease/phosphatase family~TIGRFAM: exodeoxyribonuclease III; exodeoxyribonuclease III (xth)), with product MKIATWNVNSIRTRLGHVVNWLNENPVDVLCMQETKVVDDKFPKETFIELGYQPYIFGQPSYNGVAILSKMPMSDVSMGFSAILGEAVAEFDVQKRVITGIVNDIRIVNLYVPNGSSVGSEKYVFKLKWLAVLHDYLQALLQEPNHLLVCGDFNVALEDIDIHNPKGRETEVMATDAERYALKAVLELGIADVFRKFTTEGGHFSWWDYRAASFRRDAGWRIDHIYLTPQLYEKAIACTIDKAPRRLEQPSDHTPVIVELGG
- a CDS encoding delta-aminolevulinic acid dehydratase (IMG reference gene:2510098042~PFAM: Delta-aminolevulinic acid dehydratase), with the protein product MFPVHRPRRLRSHPQLRRMVRETVLTTSNLIYPLFAVPGEGIANEVRSMPGVFQLSVDKIVEEAKQVYDLGIPAIILFGIPADKDIDATGAWHDCGIVQKASTAVKEAVPDLIILADTCLCEYTPHGHCGYLQVGDLTGRVLNDPTLELLKKTAVSQARAGADIIAPSGMMDGFVQAIREALDEAGFQDTPIMSYAAKYASAYYGPFRDAAESAPQFGDRRTYQMDPGNSREALKEIELDIAEGADMLMVKPALSYMDIIWQVKQASNLPVAAYNVSGEYSMVKAAALNGWVDEQKIVMETLTSFKRAGADLILTYHAKDAARWLNA
- a CDS encoding hypothetical protein (IMG reference gene:2510098038~PFAM: Protein of unknown function (DUF752)), with protein sequence MTVLWTPHATEDGSFTFFSEEFGEAFHSRYGARDEAFQKFAIATDLATKAQQERLRLLDVCYGLGYNTAAALEVIRATNPVCVVELVGLELDETVPRAAIAPPLIDSWSNPVQAILTAIALTHHAITPTLNATLLIGDARQTIQTVMQSGFQADAIFFDPFSPRRCPQLWTVEFFKLVAQCLAPTGKLATYSRSASVRTAMREAGLQIGTIPLGETHLPHEWSQGTVGSFDGRSLHPLSPMEQEHLNTRAAIPYRDPSLSDPAEVIHQRHQQEQQASNRESTSRWRRRWGIC
- a CDS encoding putative exonuclease of the beta-lactamase fold involved in RNA processing (IMG reference gene:2510098040~PFAM: Metallo-beta-lactamase superfamily~TIGRFAM: putative exonuclease, DNA ligase-associated) — translated: MSLITVLPEGLYCEPGEFFIDPWRGVDTALITHAHSDHARSGSSHYLATQVSEGILKKRLGEGIDLRGVEYGEKIKLGNVWVSFHPAGHVLGSAQIRVEHKEEVWVVSGDYKRCYDPTCALFEVVPCDTFITEATFGLPIYQWQSGQEICRQIYEWWQGDRDRPSILFCYAFGKAQRVLAELRKFTDQPVYVHGAIHVLTEIYRQVGVEMVETIPASEKPRDYKFKGDLILAPPSGHRSSWMKRFQQPQTAFASGWMAVRGARRRRGYERGFVLSDHADWQGLVNTALQTRAKTVYVTHGQSDVLSRYLSETLEINALPLKTLFEGESDI
- a CDS encoding hypothetical protein (IMG reference gene:2510098035) — translated: MNVIRFSLFLVTLMVAIAPLSAQAQVQTFTFQCEQGDAFEAQIEKDQAKVKYASGKTVGLLPVDSREGRKFSDGRTLLYVNGTEAWIEVNYIMVNTQCFAQQSPTTVSNSR
- a CDS encoding hypothetical protein (IMG reference gene:2510098041), with protein sequence MTTPDHIRAHRHSSNHREEILASAVCGCFYCISLFPPSKVKHWTDTWEDVGQTALCPECGIDAVIGSESGYPIRREFLEQMRSHWFG
- a CDS encoding transposase family protein (IMG reference gene:2510098034~PFAM: Transposase DDE domain~manually curated~partial gene), producing MNPPKVNEYDYINFLIAAQKAYSCTEAERVQPESDNAAAHDAITRLLHRLEPSTQQLWQEVQSQVRLHQGILVVDDSTLDKWYAKKMELVTRHWSGKHRRVVQGINLITLLWSEGDRHLPLDYRFYEKGVDGSTKNDHFRSMLETAKERGFAPRCVVFDSWYSSLENLKLIRDYGWIWLTRLKRNRQVNPDNTGNRPLHKVVLAATGTVLHLKGYGFIKVFKMVA
- a CDS encoding hypothetical protein (IMG reference gene:2510098036) gives rise to the protein MQLSTQTTQQIFLDLKAHPTFVPDATTQDFYALLDTVSFEDV
- a CDS encoding transposase (IMG reference gene:2510098043~PFAM: Transposase IS200 like), which gives rise to MSEYIHKSHNVTVLLYHLVFPAKYRRAVFDEQVDEVLREVCLEIEKRYEIKFIEIGVDKDHVHFLVQSVPTYSVTKLVKMIKSLTAREVFRRCPQVKQKLWGGEFWSDGYFASTVGKHGDEGMIANYVKNQGNEYLKLHRDEQLTLF